The genomic segment aaaaagaaagatagaagtGTGTAGATATACGCAAAGATAACTAAGGGGCGATATCACGTATTAATTTAAGGTTAACCAATAACTCATGCGAGCGCAGGCGAGTAAAGCACAGTCAAGTAACGGCCTTCTACTTAAGTGGATGTTGCTAGTCATCCGACGAATTGTTGTGCAAGTGAAAAGTAATGGGACATTCACATGCTGGAAAATAGACACGTCTATCTTCTTTGATCGTAAGTCGCGCGAAACACTGACTAAACATTTATTTGTGTTTTCcatcatttacattttataatatttctcgctTCTATCTACCAGCAACATGCATTAAACCTATCGTTTTGGGTTATCTTGAAAAAGCGTGATGATGATATGACAGTTCATTTATCAGACGTGATTCTAACAATCGATGAATCATTTGATGTTATTAAAGACGTTAATCAAACTGTAGCGCACACTGccgaaaatttgtaaattctagtttctattatatatgttaaattCGATTTGTCAACTCCTCGCCAATCAGATTTCTTCGAATAGTTTTACAAGAAGTAAGCACGTGTAGATTAAATAGGACGAGTAAAGTCCAATTTGATATATAACCAGTAATTTAATCAATGTTCTTTGAAGCATTATTTTAAGCAAGCAATCCCATATTATATAAGGAGATTAAACCAAAGCATTGTGTAAAAGAATATCAAGAACATTTAAgtgtacaattaattaaatgttctGCTTTAACATTTCGTATTTAGTTGGTATAATCGTTTTGTATTGTTGCTATTAAATAGAACTGTTAAAAGTCTTTACATATAGGAGCAAATATCAATTTCCTGTACttatgttaaaaatagaaCATGTGTCAAATCGAGAGcaataatatctattaatatGTACTAATGCCAATTAGAAATCTGATAAAACCCTACCGATacttaaagatatattttgtattgttaGATTTAGTTTGTTAACTTATCATTTTGTACATCACTTATCAGAACAAGTACTTACATAGTATATGCCTACtctacttatttatttatctttcatttgtatatatttgtagtgaaataataaagttataatatcatagtacattaattttattgtttgtaaatatacattaatttaacaaaaaattgtaatcttTCCTGTCCACACCAAAATTTTGCAGGAAAAGCTAATTAATCAAAAACCATCATGGATGGAAAAGTAAAagcagaaagaagaaagaatccTAGAGAAGGAGCAAATCCTCTTAGTAATATAACGTTTGCGTAAGTTTGAAGAATACAATGACTTGTTCATTTCTTTCCTGTTATTGGCTACTAATAAAAACACAAGTTCATGGTGATAAGTAAGCAATGTTTCAATAACATGAATCTGACTCTGAATCAGATATAAGGAAGTCTTGCAAAAGATGGCATAAGAATTATCTTGAATTCTATTGTTAAGTCAATaaatgagagagaaagaagctGTCAACGTTTGCCATTATCTACCAGTATTTTTAgacaaaaatttttgaaagaactttttctattatctttAATCAGGTACTATTGACATTAGTCATTTGAAAACAGATAATTCTATTGCCTTGTAACATTTGGCTCAGTCATTGATTTAAAGATAATGCGAAGTAAAAATGCTGATGCATTGCTTACTCTTTATCATTGAAATTATGtcaaattaaaacattatttgcCATAATAAAAACCTTATCTTTGTTGGTAGATTTACATTACCTATTTTTTGGACTGGTTATCATAGAGATTTGGAAGTAACTGACTTATATAAAACTCTCAAGGAACATAACAGCAACTATTTAGGTACAAAGATATCGAAAGTATGGCAAAAGGATTATGAAGCATATAGAAAACAGAAATTACTGAACAAGGAAAAAGGAGGTAGCGATGAAAGTTATactggaagaaagaaattgaaggagCCTAGTTTACTAAAGGTCCTTATGAAATGTTTTGGGCTTCAGTTAATATTCTATGGAGTAATTTATGCGGCTTCGGACATAGTGTTTAGGTACATTgtctaattttattcatatttattatttattataattatagaaaatctGCTAATCAAAtgcattgaaatttaaatctgATTACTTGTTCAGATTATCACAACCCTTGTTTCTCGGTCTTTTGATTCGTTACTACAATCAGACGAAAGTCGAATCTATGCCACTGCATATTATAATGACCAGATTATACAATTCTTCCAATTCGCAAGTTCATGAAATTGACGAAGCGATCAAACCGTTAAGTCCCTAAGCCCGTTGTATCTCGCACCTACTAATCCTTTTCTCATATCTGGTATTACATagcttaatattttttttttccgcTTAGGAAGTAAAACAAGATTAGTTGCTAGTTAGTTAACTAgttagattaatatttaataatatcaatatagaGATGCCGTTTATGTAGTTTGGAATGTAGTTGATTAATCAGTTACTCTTGATATTTCATGAATAGtaaattcttctcttttatatatacagaGTAATGCAGCCAATATTCCTCGGAAAACTTTTAAGATATTACACTGATGATGGAATGACGAAACAAGATGCCTATTTATATGCAGGTGGTGTAATATTATGTTCAGGAGTGTTGATATTTATTACTCATCCGTACATGTTAGGGATACTTCATATGGGAATGAAACTGCGTATAGCTTGTTGTACACTGATCTACAGGAAAGCATTGAAGCTTTCGAGAACTGCATTGGGTGAAACGACAGTAGGACAAGCGGTGAATCTCCTATCTAACGATGTTAATAGATTTGATGTAGcacttatatatttacattacttATGGCTTGGACCACTAGAAACCATAAtcataacatattttatgtacaagGAAGTTGAATTATCCGCTATTTTCGGAGTTATAATACTTCTACTGTTTATTCCTTTACAaggtaatgaaaattaataactgtTGTGTATCAAATAtagtacaaatatttcttgtattgtATAGCTTCtgtttttcctttaaaaatatagcataTTTGGGTAAAAAAACTTCGGCGTACAGGTTAAAAACTGCTCTTAGAACAGATGAAAGAGTCCGATTaactaatgaaattattagtGGTATTCAAGCAATCAAAATGTATGCCTGGGAGAAACCATTTAGTAATTTAATCGAGAGGGCAAGAAggtattttttctataataagaattttcttttccgtATATCTATTTGCAAGCATGATATCATTTATATCGTTACAGGAGAGAAATTAGTGTTATACGAGGCATGTCTTTAGTTAGAGGTATTACTATGTCTTTCATTATGTTTACGACAAGGATGTCACTTTTCATTACAATAGTAACTTATATATTGTACGGTCATAAAATAACTGCCGAGAAAGTGTTCATGTTACAAgcgtattataatattttgcggCTAAATATGACTGTCTACTTTCCACAAGGCAAGTATATTCGAATCGAATAGGCAACTATTAGCGATAGATTAAATCTAACAAAACAATCGATGTCGTAGGAATAACACAAATAGCTGAATTGTTGGTTTCTGTAAGACGTTTACAAAAGTTTATGTCGTACGAAGAAATTGACGAAGAgaacgaaaaaatgaaatgcaaGCTGAAGGAATCAAAAAATGACAAGGgtaaaaataatgcaaatatCATAGAAGAAGATATACGTGATGAAAAACGTAAGACAACAAATTATCAAGGAGAATATATTATGTCGCTAAAGAATGCTAATGTCAAATGGTTTTCACATGATCACGAAGATAcgctaaaaaatataaatatcaacgtGAAATCAGGTGAATTAATTGCCGTTGTTGGCCAAGTTGGGTCTGGTAAAAGTAGTTTACTTAATGTAATGTTAAAAGAATTACCATTAAAGTCGGGTACTATAGAGGTTCGTATTGCTCCTTGGATAATTATATCTTCTTcctatagtaaaataattgtaaacattctattttgttttacaGGTAAATGGGAAAATCGCGTACGCTAGTCAAGAACCGTGGCTATTTGCTGGTTCTGttagacaaaatattttgttcggTCAAAAAATGGATCAGTTTCGGTACGAACGTGTGATTAAGGCTTGTCAATTAAAAAGAGACTTCACTTTGTTGCCATACGGCGACAAAACGATCGTGGGTGAAAGAGGAATTAGTTTGTCGGGTGGGCAACGTGCTAGGTCagtaattataatactatttataCGCATTCTATTAAAGACGATACTGTGTTGCAATTAATCGATCACATTTGCATGTATAGGATCAATTTAGCCAGAGCGGTTTATGCAGAAAACGATATCTACTTATTAGACGATCCGCTAAGCGCCGTGGATGCGCATGTAGGCAAACATATGTTTGAAGAAtgtatcgtgaaatatttaaggGGAAAGACTAGAATTCTCGCCACGCATCAGTTACAGTTCTTACGAAATGTCGATAGAATAATCATTTTGAAAGACGGAAAAGTCGAGGCTGACGGGTACGATCGGTGGCATCTAGTTTtgtctcgtttttcttcttcaaattatttatttaagtcaAATTTTACTCGTTTCAGTTCATACGATGAGCTTATTGCGATGGGAATGGACTTTGGAAGATTATTAGAAAATCCTGCTGAAGAGGAACGACCAGGTTCTGTCCCTGCTAGCAGGTCTAATTCTCGGAACGCTAGTAGTACATCTTTGAGTTCGTTAAAGAGTAGCGCTACTGAGAAAGAGGATCCGGCTGAGgtaagtaaatatttcgttcgtcAAAGTGAATAAAGACCGAGCGAAAACTAGAAgcatttgtaaattatatgtagGTAGCTGAAGCGCGTACAAAGGGCAAAGTTTCCGGTAAAGTGTATGCATCGTATTTTAAAGCTGGTGGAAATTGGTGCATCGTAGCTACGATTGCTATGCTCTGCGCGCTCGCGCAGACGTTAGCCAGTGCCAGCGATTTCTTTATCTCTCAGTGGGTCaatatggaagaaaaatatgtaattatcattggtgtcttcttcttctttttgtcttttataatttcgatGAATCGTCACGAGTAAATATATTCGTTTAAAGGTGAATGAGACAAAAGATGGCATTGTAGAAGATTGGAGAGGACCGATAAGCCGCGATGTCTGCATGTACGTGTACACTGGCTTAATCGTTTCCACTATTATAATTACTCTAATACGTTCGGTTACATTCTTTTCCACGTGTATGAGAGCCTCCACTAAATTACACGATCGTATGTTCCGAAGCATAAGTCGAGCAACAATGAGATTCTTTAATACAAATCCATCGGGTCGAGTTCTTAATAGATTCTCGAAAGATATGGGAGCCATCGACGAAGTGTTACCAATAGCTCTAATTGATTCTTTACAAATTGGCCTATCCCTCCTTGGTATTATAGTTGTCGTTGCAATAGCCAACTACTGGCTGTTAATACCCACCGTGGTCATCGGAATCATCTTCTACTGTATTCGTGTCTTTTATTTGGCAACTAGTCGCAGCGTCAAACGGCTCGAAGGAATTAGTAAGTATTTGTTTCTAACACGATTATTTCCTCCgcattttatttccaaaagCGAAAAGTATCGTCTTTCATATTCACGAGGGGAACCTATCGAATTCGCGGACTAATTGTAATGATTAAATAACCTGTAATAAAAAACACTAGCTCGGTCACCGGTGTTTGGACATCTCAGTGCAACTCTGCAAGGGCTGCCAACTGTTCGAGCCTTTGGAGCGGAAGAGATTCTTACGAAGGAATTTGATCAACACCAAGACTTACACTCGTCAGCATGGTACATATTCATCTCCTCTTCAAGAGCATTTGGATTCTGGCTGGATTTTTTCTGCGTTATCTACATCATGCTAGTCACCTTGAGCTTTTTGGTGCAAGATGATGGAACGGGGCAGGGTGGTAACATTGGTTTGGCCATAACGCAAAGTATTGGATTAACCGGAATGTTCCAATGGGGTATGCGGCAAAGTACCGAACTAGAAAATCAAATGACTTCGGTGGAACGCGTGGCGGAATACAGGTGAGCGTCTCGATAGAATATCATTAGCATGATCTTTAAGCAAGGAGTATTGCTCACGTATACGAATTGCATTTTTAGCAACGTGGAAAGCGAACCGCCGCTCGAGAGCGCGCCGGATAAAAAACCTAAGGAAAGTTGGCCCGAAGAGGGTAAAATTGAGTTTAAGaatgtatatatgaaatacGATGCGGCTGAGCCTCCGGTGCTGAAAAATCTCAACTTTGTGATTTATCCGCAAGAAAAAATAGGGATTGTCGGACGTACAGGCGCGGGGAAGTCATCCTTAATATCGACGCTGTTCCGTCTTGCGCAACTCGATGGTGTCATCGAGATCGATGGCGTGAAGATTAACGACATCGGACTTCATGATTTGCGTTCGAAAATCAGTATAATTCCTCAAGAACCTTTCCTGTATTCGGGTTCAATGAGAAGCAATCTAGATCCTTTCAACAACTACACCGACGATGTGTTGTGGCAAGCGTTAGAGGAAGTTGAATTAAAGGAAATGGGACTGGATTCTCATATTAACGAGGGTGGTTCCAATCTGAGTGTCGGTCAGCGTCAATTGGTTTGTCTCGCCCGCGCGATCGTCAAAAATAATCCGATCCTGGTTCTGGATGAGGCTACCGCGAACGTTGATCTACGAACCGACGAACTCATTCAAAAAACGATTCGTTCTAAATTCTCCACTTGTACGGTGCTGACCATCGCGCATCGTCTTAATACCGTGATGGACAGTGATCGAATTTTGGTGATGGATGCCGGTAAAGCCGTGGTAAGTTACTTATTATGCATCGAATTACAACTAGTAGAAGGTAAGTCGGAGATAAGAAGAGTGATTTAACAAACTTGTTTAACCTCGTAGGAGTTTGATGCTCCGCACGTCTTGGTCGAAAGGAAAGGATATCTAAACAGTATGATAAACGAAACTGGGCCTATAATGGCAGAAGCTTTAAGGGAAGTCGCTCGCCAAACCTATGAGAACCGTACGTCGACCACACTCTGATAACGTTCATCTGATAAATTTCGTAACGCATTTGACAATTCATAAacgaaatacagaaataaatgcCACTTTTTTAGATTTTACCAACTGCACGGGCTATGTTTTATAAGTTTATATTCTCTTTATACGATTATTGATCGATGGGGTTAGTTAACTCTATCGAAGCATACGTCATTTGAACGAGTCATCTTTTACCGGATTTCACGTTCATCGATACACAGTATTATTACATAGATTTTTGTAAATGAACTTGACATACTTTTATTCAGATAAACATTGCCTTGAATAACCGTGACGAGACTCGAACGtacttaaatttaaatacgtgATAGAcgctatttttatataaacgatacatatatacagtTGCGGAATAAAGCTTTACCTCGCTGTTGCGGTTCTTCTCTTGTCATCGCTGGTTGATGCTACGagaatatatacaaaaatcatTCGTTAAAAGGGCAGGTGTTTGCTCgattttttgtaaatagaaTGTTTTGTCCGATGGGTGCTATATGAAATCAGTTTCATTAAAACGTTGAAGGAATATTTACGGGTTTCTAATGTTCTCCGTCTGCATCGTAACGTTTTGTATTATGTGATACATCGAATTTATAAGATGAAACAAACGAGAGAAGGATTTTTATCAGTTCGAACAAACACTTTTCCAGTTTGTACTGTGTCAGGAATGCAGTTCTTCCTATACAAGATTCTAAAAGATTCATGTTTCATATTTGATATTCCCCGTGATCATTTTATTCGCTGTACAATTAGATATATTGTACTTTTAGGTGAAATCAATTGCTTTATGTACAAGTGcctatgtaatttaattatagatggaaaatataaatgcagGGAATCATTTATCTTGATAATacatctttatctttttcgttttaccCTTAAAGGATTTTCAAATACTTAACGCGTTTCCTTTAGGAAAAAGTCGTCGTCGTTGCTGTTTAACGGCTGAACGACGGCAGTGGTTTCAGCAAGGTTGCGAAACGTAACGTTGTTTCGTATGTGAGTAAGAAAAAGTGACGATCCGAGACACACGATTTctggaaatataaatactctttgtttattatcgaattttcgaACAACAATTTCCGTTTACTTCTTAATTACGTCAGCACGAAGAGAAACGGTCGTCTGATATTTGGTACGTATAGAGCCTTGTATCGTCGATTCTGTTCGATATATACGCCATCAAACGGAGACGAGAAGCAACAGTACACACATTTTTCGCCGTTCTGTTTCATAGGTAACTGTAAGAACGGTCACGAGTTTGTCGCTATCATGcgacacacgcacgcacgcacgcacgcacgcacacacacgcacacacgtatatatactaaaaaagaaaaagaaagaaacgcgacgaCAGACGATTAGAGGATAGTCGTCGTTTTGTTGTTCTCTATATCGCTAAATAAACAAGTATACCTCCTAATGTCTATACTCTGCTTATACTCGGCTCGCAACAATTGGCCGCGATGCGAGTCAATCGCCCAGGCACATTCTCGCGAGACAAGTACACTagtgtatcgtaatactgacAGTAAAGAGATTactatgatattaaaattaagctCACGTTGCGGTTCTGCGCGTGTGCGTAACATTTAAAGTACAATTACGCGGGTATAACGGCTAggctatatgtatatcgtatagTAGAGCGTGTATATTGTATGGTTGTAgataatattagatattagaATTACAGGATTATCGCTTGACGTTACGTTCGCAGATACATCTTTCTAAGTGTCTTGTAGTCATTCGACGTAACGATAGTTCCGAAAAAAcggcgaaaaagaaaaggatctCGCATATAATACACATGTACACACGCATACACGTGCACGCGCATGCATGCACCTACACACGCACTTATCTTTTCCCTccttttacatatatatgtatatatacaaaccAGTATAAAATACCTATGTTCATTATTAGTCTTATCGTGCGTAGATTTGTTGGCTAAAAACCGCGCGTAAAATTCGCTTAGAAAAGTGTGCCCGAA from the Bombus pyrosoma isolate SC7728 linkage group LG11, ASM1482585v1, whole genome shotgun sequence genome contains:
- the LOC122572402 gene encoding ATP-binding cassette subfamily C member 4-like isoform X1, with protein sequence MDGKVKAERRKNPREGANPLSNITFAFTLPIFWTGYHRDLEVTDLYKTLKEHNSNYLGTKISKVWQKDYEAYRKQKLLNKEKGGSDESYTGRKKLKEPSLLKVLMKCFGLQLIFYGVIYAASDIVFRLSQPLFLGLLIRYYNQTKVESMPLHIIMTRLYNSSNSQVHEIDEAIKPVMQPIFLGKLLRYYTDDGMTKQDAYLYAGGVILCSGVLIFITHPYMLGILHMGMKLRIACCTLIYRKALKLSRTALGETTVGQAVNLLSNDVNRFDVALIYLHYLWLGPLETIIITYFMYKEVELSAIFGVIILLLFIPLQAYLGKKTSAYRLKTALRTDERVRLTNEIISGIQAIKMYAWEKPFSNLIERARRREISVIRGMSLVRGITMSFIMFTTRMSLFITIVTYILYGHKITAEKVFMLQAYYNILRLNMTVYFPQGITQIAELLVSVRRLQKFMSYEEIDEENEKMKCKLKESKNDKGKNNANIIEEDIRDEKRKTTNYQGEYIMSLKNANVKWFSHDHEDTLKNININVKSGELIAVVGQVGSGKSSLLNVMLKELPLKSGTIEVNGKIAYASQEPWLFAGSVRQNILFGQKMDQFRYERVIKACQLKRDFTLLPYGDKTIVGERGISLSGGQRARINLARAVYAENDIYLLDDPLSAVDAHVGKHMFEECIVKYLRGKTRILATHQLQFLRNVDRIIILKDGKVEADGSYDELIAMGMDFGRLLENPAEEERPGSVPASRSNSRNASSTSLSSLKSSATEKEDPAEVAEARTKGKVSGKVYASYFKAGGNWCIVATIAMLCALAQTLASASDFFISQWVNMEEKYVNETKDGIVEDWRGPISRDVCMYVYTGLIVSTIIITLIRSVTFFSTCMRASTKLHDRMFRSISRATMRFFNTNPSGRVLNRFSKDMGAIDEVLPIALIDSLQIGLSLLGIIVVVAIANYWLLIPTVVIGIIFYCIRVFYLATSRSVKRLEGITRSPVFGHLSATLQGLPTVRAFGAEEILTKEFDQHQDLHSSAWYIFISSSRAFGFWLDFFCVIYIMLVTLSFLVQDDGTGQGGNIGLAITQSIGLTGMFQWGMRQSTELENQMTSVERVAEYSNVESEPPLESAPDKKPKESWPEEGKIEFKNVYMKYDAAEPPVLKNLNFVIYPQEKIGIVGRTGAGKSSLISTLFRLAQLDGVIEIDGVKINDIGLHDLRSKISIIPQEPFLYSGSMRSNLDPFNNYTDDVLWQALEEVELKEMGLDSHINEGGSNLSVGQRQLVCLARAIVKNNPILVLDEATANVDLRTDELIQKTIRSKFSTCTVLTIAHRLNTVMDSDRILVMDAGKAVEFDAPHVLVERKGYLNSMINETGPIMAEALREVARQTYENRTSTTL
- the LOC122572402 gene encoding probable multidrug resistance-associated protein lethal(2)03659 isoform X2, with the protein product MDGKVKAERRKNPREGANPLSNITFAFTLPIFWTGYHRDLEVTDLYKTLKEHNSNYLGTKISKVWQKDYEAYRKQKLLNKEKGGSDESYTGRKKLKEPSLLKVLMKCFGLQLIFYGVIYAASDIVFRVMQPIFLGKLLRYYTDDGMTKQDAYLYAGGVILCSGVLIFITHPYMLGILHMGMKLRIACCTLIYRKALKLSRTALGETTVGQAVNLLSNDVNRFDVALIYLHYLWLGPLETIIITYFMYKEVELSAIFGVIILLLFIPLQAYLGKKTSAYRLKTALRTDERVRLTNEIISGIQAIKMYAWEKPFSNLIERARRREISVIRGMSLVRGITMSFIMFTTRMSLFITIVTYILYGHKITAEKVFMLQAYYNILRLNMTVYFPQGITQIAELLVSVRRLQKFMSYEEIDEENEKMKCKLKESKNDKGKNNANIIEEDIRDEKRKTTNYQGEYIMSLKNANVKWFSHDHEDTLKNININVKSGELIAVVGQVGSGKSSLLNVMLKELPLKSGTIEVNGKIAYASQEPWLFAGSVRQNILFGQKMDQFRYERVIKACQLKRDFTLLPYGDKTIVGERGISLSGGQRARINLARAVYAENDIYLLDDPLSAVDAHVGKHMFEECIVKYLRGKTRILATHQLQFLRNVDRIIILKDGKVEADGSYDELIAMGMDFGRLLENPAEEERPGSVPASRSNSRNASSTSLSSLKSSATEKEDPAEVAEARTKGKVSGKVYASYFKAGGNWCIVATIAMLCALAQTLASASDFFISQWVNMEEKYVNETKDGIVEDWRGPISRDVCMYVYTGLIVSTIIITLIRSVTFFSTCMRASTKLHDRMFRSISRATMRFFNTNPSGRVLNRFSKDMGAIDEVLPIALIDSLQIGLSLLGIIVVVAIANYWLLIPTVVIGIIFYCIRVFYLATSRSVKRLEGITRSPVFGHLSATLQGLPTVRAFGAEEILTKEFDQHQDLHSSAWYIFISSSRAFGFWLDFFCVIYIMLVTLSFLVQDDGTGQGGNIGLAITQSIGLTGMFQWGMRQSTELENQMTSVERVAEYSNVESEPPLESAPDKKPKESWPEEGKIEFKNVYMKYDAAEPPVLKNLNFVIYPQEKIGIVGRTGAGKSSLISTLFRLAQLDGVIEIDGVKINDIGLHDLRSKISIIPQEPFLYSGSMRSNLDPFNNYTDDVLWQALEEVELKEMGLDSHINEGGSNLSVGQRQLVCLARAIVKNNPILVLDEATANVDLRTDELIQKTIRSKFSTCTVLTIAHRLNTVMDSDRILVMDAGKAVEFDAPHVLVERKGYLNSMINETGPIMAEALREVARQTYENRTSTTL
- the LOC122572402 gene encoding probable multidrug resistance-associated protein lethal(2)03659 isoform X3, giving the protein MQPIFLGKLLRYYTDDGMTKQDAYLYAGGVILCSGVLIFITHPYMLGILHMGMKLRIACCTLIYRKALKLSRTALGETTVGQAVNLLSNDVNRFDVALIYLHYLWLGPLETIIITYFMYKEVELSAIFGVIILLLFIPLQAYLGKKTSAYRLKTALRTDERVRLTNEIISGIQAIKMYAWEKPFSNLIERARRREISVIRGMSLVRGITMSFIMFTTRMSLFITIVTYILYGHKITAEKVFMLQAYYNILRLNMTVYFPQGITQIAELLVSVRRLQKFMSYEEIDEENEKMKCKLKESKNDKGKNNANIIEEDIRDEKRKTTNYQGEYIMSLKNANVKWFSHDHEDTLKNININVKSGELIAVVGQVGSGKSSLLNVMLKELPLKSGTIEVNGKIAYASQEPWLFAGSVRQNILFGQKMDQFRYERVIKACQLKRDFTLLPYGDKTIVGERGISLSGGQRARINLARAVYAENDIYLLDDPLSAVDAHVGKHMFEECIVKYLRGKTRILATHQLQFLRNVDRIIILKDGKVEADGSYDELIAMGMDFGRLLENPAEEERPGSVPASRSNSRNASSTSLSSLKSSATEKEDPAEVAEARTKGKVSGKVYASYFKAGGNWCIVATIAMLCALAQTLASASDFFISQWVNMEEKYVNETKDGIVEDWRGPISRDVCMYVYTGLIVSTIIITLIRSVTFFSTCMRASTKLHDRMFRSISRATMRFFNTNPSGRVLNRFSKDMGAIDEVLPIALIDSLQIGLSLLGIIVVVAIANYWLLIPTVVIGIIFYCIRVFYLATSRSVKRLEGITRSPVFGHLSATLQGLPTVRAFGAEEILTKEFDQHQDLHSSAWYIFISSSRAFGFWLDFFCVIYIMLVTLSFLVQDDGTGQGGNIGLAITQSIGLTGMFQWGMRQSTELENQMTSVERVAEYSNVESEPPLESAPDKKPKESWPEEGKIEFKNVYMKYDAAEPPVLKNLNFVIYPQEKIGIVGRTGAGKSSLISTLFRLAQLDGVIEIDGVKINDIGLHDLRSKISIIPQEPFLYSGSMRSNLDPFNNYTDDVLWQALEEVELKEMGLDSHINEGGSNLSVGQRQLVCLARAIVKNNPILVLDEATANVDLRTDELIQKTIRSKFSTCTVLTIAHRLNTVMDSDRILVMDAGKAVEFDAPHVLVERKGYLNSMINETGPIMAEALREVARQTYENRTSTTL